TCATCTGCGAAATTCAAAACCCCGACGGTTCGATGGCGAGGTTGCCGGAATTAATCGAGTACGCTAAAACCCACAACCTCAAAATCATCAGCATTGCTGACTTAATTAGCTACCGCCTGAAGCACGATCGATTTGTCCGCCGCGAAACCGTCGCCAAATTGCCGACTCAATTCGGCGAGTTTATGATTTACGCCTACCGCGACACCCAAGACAACTCAGAACACGTTGCAATTGTCAAGGGCGATCCGGCAGAATTTAAAGACAAACCCGTGATGGTACGGGTGCATTCCGAATGCCTGACCGGCGATGCTTTGGGCTCCCTGCGCTGCGACTGTCGGATGCAACTGCAAGCGGCACTAAAAATGATCGAAAATGCCGGTTCTGGCATCATAGTTTACTTGCGCCAAGAAGGTCGGGGCATTGGACTGGTCAATAAACTCAAAGCTTACTCGCTACAAGATATCGGATACGATACCGTAGAAGCTAACGAGCGGTTGGGATTTCCCGCTGACTTGCGAAACTACGGCGTTGGAGCGCAAATGCTTAACGATTTGGGAGTCCAAAAAATTCGGTTGATTACTAACAACCCGCGCAAAATCGCTGGTTTGAAAGGTTACGGCATTGAAGTAGCCGATCGCGTCCCCTTACTTATTGAAGCTACAGATTACAACTCGATATATCTGGCCACAAAAGCCGAAAAACTCGGGCATATGCTGCTGCAAACTTATTTAGTAACAGTGGCGATTCATTGGGACGAAACGAAGTCCGATGGAAGTCGGAAGAAGGAAGAAGGCGCTTCGGCTTCGCTCAGCGTAAAAAGAGGGAAGAGGGAAGAAGGAAAAGAGGAAGATTCTGCCATCCAAAATCGCTATGAACATCTCGAAAAACTGCGACATTTGGCGGCTAGCCACGACTTGCTGCTGCAAGAAGAAGCGCGACCGGTGGGCATAGCTTTGTTTGGAGAAGGCTCTCTGATCGTTCACCTAGGCTTCGATCAAGCCGGACTCGCGGCCTCCGACTGGTACTCGGACGCCAACCATCCTTACGTCAAGGCGATCGCCAAAATTCTCGGCGACCTCAGCACAGAGCCAGACTTGCAAAAATTAGAATTCATGGTTTCGGGCGGCGGCGATCCGCTTAAAACCCTGCAAGTTCAGCTCGATCGAGAAACCTTCCCCCTCGGACAAGTCGCGTCCGTATGTGCGAGGCTTCAACCTCAAATAATCTACAGTTTTTCCCTTATTCCCGATTCAGCCCTCGAAATGTCAAGCTAGGGTCAAGAATAGAAGGGGCAAATTTACATGGACATGAATGTTGGTGACTTTCTGCACCGGCTCGACCTCAGGGGACAACCGCTTAAAGGCACCAACCTCGGCGGTGCAGAACTCCGGGGAGCAAACCTCAGGGGAACAGACCTCCGAGAAACCAACCTCAGTAACGCTATTCTCAAGTATGCAGATTTGATCGAAGCCGACCTCACCCGCGCTAATCTCAGCGGTGCAGATTTAGCTGAGTCGTTTCTGAATCTAGCCAACCTCACCAGAGCCGATTTGAGCGGTGCTATCCTCCGAGAAGCTACTTTGGTAGGAGCAGAACTCACGGGAGCAAACCTCAAAGGCGCAAGTTTGATCAAGGCTAATTTAGTGGGAGCAAATCTCCAAGAAGCTAACTTAACCAGAGCCAACCTCAGCGGAGCGGATTTGCGCGGTTCTCAAATGACCGACGCCATTTTAGACAAAGCTGTCTACAACAACCGCACAATCTTTCCCGAGGGTATTGATCCAGGCGCAAAGGGAGCAATTTTGCTAGCTCCCAACGCCTCGCTCCCGGGATTAAATCTGATTATGGTAGATTTGACCGGAGCGGATTTAAAGGGAGCCGATTTGCGGCGCACCAACTTATACAAAGCTATTTTATTTGGAGCAAAGCTCGATCGGGCAAACTTAGCAGGAGCCAACCTCAGCGGAGCCGACTTGAGAGAAGCCACTTTGAGCGGCACCATTTTAGAAAAAGCTGTTTACAGCAATACAACCTTGTTTTCAGAAGGCATTGACCCCCGTCTCGGCGGAGCTTATTTAATTGCTCCCAATGTATTGTTGCAAGGGGTAAACTTAACCGGAGCCGACTTAAACGGGTCAGATTTAAGCGGAGCTAATTTGAGCAATTCTAACTTAAGTTCGGTCAATCTCAAAAATGTAGACCTCAGCAGAGCCAGCTTAAAAAAAGCTTACCTCAAAGGTGCAAATTTGGAAGGAACAGATTTGAGAGGAGCCGATTTAAGCGGCGCAATTTTGCACCAAGTAAACATGAGTTCTGCCGACTTGAGGGGTGTAGACTTAACCAGGGCTGACCTCAGCGGCGCTAATTTGAGCGATGCCGATTTGAGGGAAACAGATTTCACCGGAGCTACTTTGCTGTTCGCTAACTTGAGCGGCGCCGACTTGAGAGGTGTAGACTTGACAAAAGCTGACCTCAGCGGTGCTAAGTTAAACGAAGCTGACCTCAGAAAAGCAGATTTGATGAGAGTAAATTTGGAGGGAGCAGATTTAACTGAAGCAGACTTAAGCGACGCTCATTTATTCCGAGTTAATCTCAGAGGTGCTAACCTAAAAGGTGCAAACCTCAAAGGCGCAAGTTTAAAAGGGGTATCTTTGACCGATGCTTATTTGAGCGAAACAGATTTGACCGATGTAGAGCTGAGTCCGAGTTTCTTTGAACTGCCATTAGAATCGGAATGGTAATTAACAGTTGACAGTTGACAGAAGAGCCCGCCCGCGGAGTCGAGGGGTTGACAGTTGACAGTTGACAGAAGAGCCCGCCCGCGGAGTCGAGGGGTTGGCCGTTGACAGTTGACAATTGACAGTTACTAATAACTGAGCCAATAAAAAATAATAAAAAAGCTGACAACTAACAACTGATACCATTTTTTAAAAGTCATGAGAAACTTTCATGAAAAGGTAAAGGAAATAATTACAAACCCCAATTGTCCTGTATCTCTATCAAATCTTTAAAAAATGGTATGACCATAACAAAAATGGTTCGTAGTGTGGACGCAAGGACGCAATAAGAGCGTCCTTGCGTCCACACTACGAACCTTATACCATTTTTTTAAAGTTATGATAGAGTTTCATGAAAAGGTCAAGGAGATAATTACAATGTCCAACGGTAGTTTATCTCTATTGCATCTTTAGAAAAATGGTATGCCAACTAACAACTGACAACTGACTAATGATTAATGACAAACCGTTAGGCTCTGTTATTCAAGGTTCCCTCAGCAAGGGATTAGAAGTGCGACTGCACGCCGATGTTTCGGTGGAAGATATGAGGGTGGGGAAATTTCTAGTAGTGCGGGGGGTACGATCGCACTTTTTCTGTATGCTCACCGATGTATCTCTCGGAACATCGAGCGCTCGCATTTTATCCAACCCTCCCAACCCCAACGACGATTTTCTCCTCGCAGTCCTCGCTGGTAGCAGCACCTACGGTACGATCGAGCTGGCGCCGATGTTGATGCTGACTGCGGAAAAAGAAAAATCTCAAGCAATCTTCGATCCGAGAGGTAACGGAGTCCCCGATAAAAAGTTAGCCTTAGGGAATTTGGGTTCGTTTGAGGCACAAAGTGGCGCTGATATGGAGCTGCTACCGGTTAAAACGATTCCCAGCCACTTTTCCCAGGTGTTTGATGCCAAAGAAAGTGATTTTCGGGCGGTTTTTGGCTGGGAAGATGACCCGTACCGTTGCAATTTTGCGATCGGGAAACCGATTGACATGGATGTGGCTGTGTGCTTGGATTTAGACCGATTTGTGGAACGCAGCAACGGAGTTTTTGGTAAGTCGGGAACCGGAAAATCTTTTTTGACGCGCTTGCTGTTGTCGGGAATTATTCGCAAGCAAGCTGCTGTCAATCTAATTTTTGATATGCACTCGGAGTACGGCTGGGAAGCAGTTTCGGAAGGGAAACAATTTAGCACTGTTAAAGGTTTGCGACAGTTGTTTCCAGATAAAATACAGATTTATACGCTCGATCCAGAATCTACTAAACGCCGGGGCGTCCGTGATGCTCAAGAGTTGTTTTTGAGTTTCGATCAAATTGAAGTGGAAGATATCTCGCTGGTGCAGCGGGAGTTGAATTTGTCGGAAGCTAGTATCGAAAATGCAATTATTTTGCGAAATGAGTTGGGTAGCGGTTGGATAAATAAGTTGCTGGACATGAGTAACGAAGATATCCAAATGTTCTGTGAAGAAAAGCGCGGGAATAAATCTTCGATCATGGCCTTGCAGCGAAAGCTAGAGCGTTTGAATGATTTAAAATACATTCGACAACGCTGTCCCAAAAATTATGTAACTGAAGTTTTGCAGTGTTTGGATAGTGGAAAAAATGTAGTAATTGAGTTCGGTTCGCACTCGGATTTGCTGTCATATATGTTAGCAGCAAATGTGATTACTCGCCGCATTCACGCATCTTACGTGCGGAAAGCTGAAAAGTTTTTGATGAGCAAAAATCCGTGCGACAAGCCACAACCGTTAGTGATTACCATTGAGGAAGCCCACCGCTTTCTCGATCCGGCGATCGTCCGATCGACTATTTTCGGCACGATCGCCCGGGAAATGCGAAAATACTTCGTAACTCTGCTGATTGTAGACCAGCGTCCCTCCGGTATCGACGGCGAGGTGATGTCGCAAGTCGGTACGCGGATCACAGCTTTGCTAAACGACGATAAAGATATCGATGCTATCTTTACGGGGGTTTCTGGAGGCCAGAGTTTGCGATCGGTTTTGGCCAAACTCGACTCGAAACAGCAAGCTTTAGTTTTGGGGCACGCGGTACCGATGCCGGTAGTTGTGCAAACTCGTCCCTACGACGAGCAATTCTACAGGGAAATCGGGGATATTGACTGGCAAGAAATGCCCGACGAACAAGTGTTTGCCGAGGCAGAAGCTGCTAAAATGGATTTGGGATTTTAGATTGAAAATTGTTATAGCAAAGGAAGTTCGGCAGCTAATTGTGTAACGGATGGAACAAGAGACAAGATTGCATTCATTTACCTTCAATTCCTTCAACTATCTGCATGTATAGCGGTTCTCAAAAACATGAGGATAGCCCTATGCCCTATGCCCTATGCCCTATGCCCTATGCCCTATGCCCTATGCCCTATGCCCTATGCCCTATGCCCTATGCCCTATGCCCTATGCCCTATGCCCGCCCGACATACCTCACCTTTTTGAGAAAGGCTATATCTGTGTTTATCTGCTTCACATCTGCGGTTTCTGTATCAATCATTGTCAAGAAAAACCCGGTTTCTTGTTACCCGTGCGTAAGTCTCGGAAAGTGCGATCGACATTCAAAAAAAATATTCCTCCGGCTTTAGTCAAGGGCTTTTGCCATCAGACCTCTTACCCCTCATCCCTAACTCTATAAAATTTGGATAAGCTCAAATATTATTCAGTCGATCGCCAAAATTCAACTCAAATAGCCCAAAATCCCGGTCTTAATATATCTTTACTCACTGATAGCAGAAGTTGATTAGCATATTTTAATAAAAATGTCAAGAAATATTTTAAACGGTAAGTTGCACCGAATACGGCGATCCAGTTCGGTTATCTCGCATCGCAGCATCTAGGCAGCGAGAAAAATTCAAGCGATGATAGAACAGAGAGCAAAACAAAGCCCTCGAATTGCATGAGTCTGTTTGCCTGAGTATATTTGCATGAGTATTGTGAAGTTGAGTTGCAGTTAAAACTAGCAGGGAATGTAAAACCTTAAGGGAAAGTATAGAATCTTGACCTTAAGACAGAGGTTTTGACCCTTTACGATCCTCAAAATTTGGAATAGTATTGAGAAAAGTAAACTCTTGCTTCACTTCGCCTGAAACTAGCTGTTAAAGCTAGCGAGCTACGGAAAATCGACGGGGATTAATAGAAAATCAAGCAGAAAATTAATCCCGAACAACAAGCTTCTACCGATCGTCACCGATAAACAGGAGGGGTAACATCCCCCCTGTAGCAGTCTTTATCCCACTTGTAAAAGTGGGACAGGGTATCACCAACTTTTTATCTGTTGTTACAAGGAGTGCAATACTCACCCATGTCCACCACCACCCCCAAAACCAAAACAGTGAAAGCCGATCGCATGGGCACCCGGCCATACTCCTCAACGGATACGGTTCGTACCTATCTGCACGAGATCGGTCGCGTACCGCTGCTCACCCGAGAAGAAGAGATTGTTTTCGGGAAGCAGGTACAGCAAATGATGAAATTAATCGAAGCAAAACAAGAACTTACCAAAGAATGGCAGCGGGAGCCGACTCAGCTAGAGTGGGCTGCGGAAATGGAGTTGACCGAAGCCGAACTGAGCCGGATATTGCAGTTAGGGCGGCGCGCCAAGCAAAAGATGATTGAAGCGAATTTGCGCCTAGTAGTGGCGATCGCCAAAAAATACCAGAAACGCAACATGGAATTCTTGGATTTAATTCAAGAAGGCACCCTCGGTTTAGAACGAGGAGTAGAAAAATTTGACCCGATGCGGGGATACAAATTTTCTACCTATGCTTACTGGTGGATTCGCCAAGCAATCACTCGCGCGATCGCCCAACACGCCCGCACCATTCGATTGCCAATTCACATCACCGAAAAACTCAACAAAATCAAAAAAGTGCAGCGGGAACTAACCCAGCAGTTGGGCCGTTCTCCCTCGCCTGCGGAAATTGCCACCGCCTTGGAACTGCAACCTTCCCAAATTCGGGAATACCTGCTGATGGCTAGACATCCAGTTTCTTTGGACTTGCGTGTAGGAGATAACCAAGATACCGAACTGCAAGAACTCTTAGAAGATGAAACCGCATCTCCAGACAACTACATTACCTCGGAATTGCTGCGGCAAGACCTCGATACTTTGATATCAGAACTTACCCCCCAGCAACGAGATGTGATCGTTCTGCGCTTCGGTTTGGAAGACGGCACCGAAATGTCTCTGGCGAAAGTCGGAGAACGGCTCAATCTCAGCCGGGAAAGGGTGCGGCAGCTAGAACATCAAGCCCTCGCCCACCTGCGGCGCCGCCAATCTCAAGTTCGAGAATACTTGGCTAGCTAGTCACTAAAAGAGTTGAGATTCTCAAGAAATCTCAACTCTTTTTTTGTCTGGGTGCTTTTAGGGATTGTTCGATCGCGATTGTTACGGCACTCGTAAGGTATGTGAGGGAAACAGAACAGTTAGGGATACGGCATTGCCGTGTCCCGTAAGGACTCTGGAATCTACCCCATAAATCTGCAATATGCTGTCATTGAGTGAGGTACAGATCGGTAATTGATCATTAATAATTAGTAAGCTGGCGAGTAGCTCACTATATTCTAGAACCGCTATATTTGAGAGGTAGATCGCCCATTAGTCAAGGCGATAGTAAAATTTGTCTCAACTAATTTTAGGTGAGAGTTCAGAAACCGGGCGGGCGATCGTTCCTTCAAGTTAATAGCCTGCCTTAAAGCAGATACCCGGTTTCTGTACAAGCTGTTTGAAACTGTTACTAGAGGCGCACTGAAGCGGCTATTATAAATGTTGGGGTCTGGAGTGGTTTTGACATATTGGATATTCACAAGCAGTTTAGAAGTCATGGCGATCGCCCTTGCCGTCTCGCCCGGTAACTTCAGCATCGCGGCTGCACGCGGGCCAAAAGACTCGATCGTCAAATCCGGCGCTTTGACCTCGCAATCTCCGCCAAATCCGGCATCAGATACAGCTAGCAGAGGTTTAGGAGACGGTATTTACCTCTACGGTCAGTCCAGCAAGCCAGATGAAATTAAGAAAGAATATTTTGTATTTGAACTGCGAGAGAGTAAAGTAGTTGGCGCTTTTTACCTGCCTCGGTCTGCTTTTTACTGTTTTTATGGCACTGCTGCGCGAAATCAGTTAAATTTAACAGTAGTGGACACTTACGACGGCACTCGCTCTCCCTACTCGGTAAACCTGCCACAGTATTACCCTATTGCTGCTATTAGCGAGAACGATCGGCGAATTTTGGGTATTTGCAAGGAAGCTCACAAACACGAAGTGTGGGGAAAGTAATACAATTTGAAAGTTGCTATTTTTTGATGGGAAATTTGAAGTTGAAAAAGGGGAATGAGATAGCGGAGCGAACTCTCATATCGGGAATTCACCAATTAATTAACAATTGGTGAATTCCCAAGTACCCCGTTGTTCAATCTCAGCTTCTCCAGAAATCAGAGAGTCGGCTATATGATGTCCGGCTCTCTTAGCCCCATCTGTAACTTGCCAGCAACGATGCTAATTGCCCGATCGCATACTGCTCATTCTCTGCGGACATGATATAACTGAGCAAATCAAGCTGTGGAACATGAGTCTAGAGCGGGATGCTTGTTGGTGGCTGGTGTTAAAAGTGGGACGAAGCACAAATCTGCCTGCTAGAAAAACATCCAGAAATCCAATTTTTTCATCAATGCTTTGCGATGAACCTGCGATTAATCCCAAAAAGCAGGTTTCTTTAACCAATACAGATACTTTTTATGGCTTTTTCAGGCACAGCCAAGGGAAACGACGACGCATTTGTTGAGTACCCGATCCTCAATCAAACCTACTTTTTTAGAGGATTGGCTAATTTGGCAAAAATCTGGTTTAATCAAAAATCTGTTCCGATGAGCGCACCGGAAGCCCGCAGGTGTTAGTTGTATACTATTTAACAAGGCAGCGCTAGAGTCCGTCAGACACCAAACAGGAAATCCGAGAAAATGTGAAGCTCCGGCGTACCCTACAACACTCCCTCGTGGCATACTGGCACCGCCCCAGGAGTCAGGGCTCAAGAAACAGCAGTAAAATTGCTTCTGAGTTGAGAATATTGGACGGACATCACACACATGGCAAGATGAAACTGCGTCGCAAAACACTATCAATCGTTGGTCTTACTATCGCTGGACTGACTGGCATTCTGTATGCCACCTCCTCCAGCATCCTTTTGGGCAGCCTTATCAAAGCAGAAGAACAAGAAGCCACACAGGTTGTCAAAGGAGTGCTCAGCGTGTTCGGACAAACCGCAGACGATTTCAACTCGCGCTTTGCGGACTGGTCAGCATGGGATGACACCTACACTTTCATTCAAAACCGCAACTCAGAATTTATCGCCTCCAATTTAGTTCCAGAAGGACTGGCTAATTTAAGAGTTAATCTAGCCGTATTTGTCAATACTTCTGGCAAAATAGTTTACGGTACCAGTTTAGACACTCAAAAGCTGAAACTAACGCCTGTTCCATCCGCCTTAAAACAGCACATTTCTCTGAGCGACCCGCTGTTGCAGCACCCCAACGTCGAAAGTAGCGTCGCTGGTATCCTGCTGCTGCCCTCAGGGCCGATCCTGATTACTTCCCGGCCAATTGTCACTACAAAAAACACTGGCCCGATCCGAGGTACGGTGATATTCGGGCGCAATTTAGATGCTGCCGGAATTGCCAAGCTGTCTAAAATTACTCGTTTGCCGCTGATTGTACACAGCATTAATGAGCCTCATTTACCCGCCGATTTTCTAAAAGCGCGGCACAAACTGTCGGGAAAAAAACAGATTTTCGTGCGTCCTGTCAGCGAAGATTTAATGGCGGGTTATGCTTTGATCCAGGATATTTACGATCGACCGGCGCTGCTGCTGCGGGTGGATATGCCCCGAGAAATCTACCGTCAAGGTCAAACCAGTTTGCTGTATTTGCTAGTGTCTGTAGGGTTAGCGGGCATGGGGTTTATCGGCTGCACTCTGCTGCTGATTGAGCATTTGGTGCTATCTCGGTTGAGCAGTTTGGCAAAAGCAGTCAACCGCGTCAGCAGCAGCCAAGACCTCTCGGTGCGGTTGCCGGTGACGGGCGCAGACGAGTTATCCGACCTTGCCCATACTATCAACGGAATGCTGTCGGCGATCGCGCTAGCCGACAGCGAACAACTAGAAGAAAAAGCCCGCTACCGAGCCGTAGTCGAGCAAGCTACAGATTGCATTTTCCTGTGGGACGCTCAAACCAAACGTCTTTTAGAAGCCAATACAGCCTTTAGAAACTTGCTCGATTACAGTGTTGATACGATGATTTCGCAACTGACTGTTTACGATATCGTCGCTTACTCTAAAGACCTAATTGACAGCAATATTGAGTTCCTGCTGGCGGACAAACAATTGAAAATTGGCGAAGTTCTCTACCGCCGCCGAAACGGTTCCTGCGTAGACGTGGAAGTGAGCGCCAGCGTGATTTCCTACGGCGGCCGCGAGATTATTTGCACTGTTGTCCGCGACATTACCGAGCGCAAGC
The window above is part of the Microcoleus sp. bin38.metabat.b11b12b14.051 genome. Proteins encoded here:
- a CDS encoding CHASE4 domain-containing protein, whose protein sequence is MKLRRKTLSIVGLTIAGLTGILYATSSSILLGSLIKAEEQEATQVVKGVLSVFGQTADDFNSRFADWSAWDDTYTFIQNRNSEFIASNLVPEGLANLRVNLAVFVNTSGKIVYGTSLDTQKLKLTPVPSALKQHISLSDPLLQHPNVESSVAGILLLPSGPILITSRPIVTTKNTGPIRGTVIFGRNLDAAGIAKLSKITRLPLIVHSINEPHLPADFLKARHKLSGKKQIFVRPVSEDLMAGYALIQDIYDRPALLLRVDMPREIYRQGQTSLLYLLVSVGLAGMGFIGCTLLLIEHLVLSRLSSLAKAVNRVSSSQDLSVRLPVTGADELSDLAHTINGMLSAIALADSEQLEEKARYRAVVEQATDCIFLWDAQTKRLLEANTAFRNLLDYSVDTMISQLTVYDIVAYSKDLIDSNIEFLLADKQLKIGEVLYRRRNGSCVDVEVSASVISYGGREIICTVVRDITERKQAEAELRASEERYRLLFKNNPHPMWVYDLETLEFIAVNHAAIEHYGYSRDEFLNMTVADIRPSQDVPRLLKNISQVDAGIDFAGVWQHQIKNGTIIDVEITSYALIFDSRNAELVLAHDVTDRLQAEAELYKAKEAAEAANLAKSQFLANMSHELRTPLNAIIGYSEILQEEALDFGETDFVEDLQRIHNSGHHLLALIDDILDLSKIEAGHAELELEAFDVSEAVRDVARTVEPLFIRNNNRLNIECPNNIGKLHSDKTKLTQILFNLLSNAAKFTQKGTVTLAVERITNQENSWDCEQLIFKCTDSGIGMTQEQLQKLFQPFTQADASTTRKYGGTGLGLSIAQKYSQMLGGEITVDSEFGKGSTFTLILPALLS
- a CDS encoding ATP-binding protein → MINDKPLGSVIQGSLSKGLEVRLHADVSVEDMRVGKFLVVRGVRSHFFCMLTDVSLGTSSARILSNPPNPNDDFLLAVLAGSSTYGTIELAPMLMLTAEKEKSQAIFDPRGNGVPDKKLALGNLGSFEAQSGADMELLPVKTIPSHFSQVFDAKESDFRAVFGWEDDPYRCNFAIGKPIDMDVAVCLDLDRFVERSNGVFGKSGTGKSFLTRLLLSGIIRKQAAVNLIFDMHSEYGWEAVSEGKQFSTVKGLRQLFPDKIQIYTLDPESTKRRGVRDAQELFLSFDQIEVEDISLVQRELNLSEASIENAIILRNELGSGWINKLLDMSNEDIQMFCEEKRGNKSSIMALQRKLERLNDLKYIRQRCPKNYVTEVLQCLDSGKNVVIEFGSHSDLLSYMLAANVITRRIHASYVRKAEKFLMSKNPCDKPQPLVITIEEAHRFLDPAIVRSTIFGTIAREMRKYFVTLLIVDQRPSGIDGEVMSQVGTRITALLNDDKDIDAIFTGVSGGQSLRSVLAKLDSKQQALVLGHAVPMPVVVQTRPYDEQFYREIGDIDWQEMPDEQVFAEAEAAKMDLGF
- a CDS encoding RNA polymerase sigma factor, RpoD/SigA family: MSTTTPKTKTVKADRMGTRPYSSTDTVRTYLHEIGRVPLLTREEEIVFGKQVQQMMKLIEAKQELTKEWQREPTQLEWAAEMELTEAELSRILQLGRRAKQKMIEANLRLVVAIAKKYQKRNMEFLDLIQEGTLGLERGVEKFDPMRGYKFSTYAYWWIRQAITRAIAQHARTIRLPIHITEKLNKIKKVQRELTQQLGRSPSPAEIATALELQPSQIREYLLMARHPVSLDLRVGDNQDTELQELLEDETASPDNYITSELLRQDLDTLISELTPQQRDVIVLRFGLEDGTEMSLAKVGERLNLSRERVRQLEHQALAHLRRRQSQVREYLAS
- the ribBA gene encoding bifunctional 3,4-dihydroxy-2-butanone-4-phosphate synthase/GTP cyclohydrolase II, translated to MPYNNSSTQSFQFDSVDGALADLKAGRMLVVVDDENRENEGDVICAAQFATPDNINFMAVNARGLICLALSGDRLDRLELPLMVSKNTDNNQTAFTVSIDAVNGVSTGISAEDRARTIQVAIHPDTKPQDLRRPGHIFPLRAIDGGVLKRAGHTEASVDLARLAGLYPSGVICEIQNPDGSMARLPELIEYAKTHNLKIISIADLISYRLKHDRFVRRETVAKLPTQFGEFMIYAYRDTQDNSEHVAIVKGDPAEFKDKPVMVRVHSECLTGDALGSLRCDCRMQLQAALKMIENAGSGIIVYLRQEGRGIGLVNKLKAYSLQDIGYDTVEANERLGFPADLRNYGVGAQMLNDLGVQKIRLITNNPRKIAGLKGYGIEVADRVPLLIEATDYNSIYLATKAEKLGHMLLQTYLVTVAIHWDETKSDGSRKKEEGASASLSVKRGKREEGKEEDSAIQNRYEHLEKLRHLAASHDLLLQEEARPVGIALFGEGSLIVHLGFDQAGLAASDWYSDANHPYVKAIAKILGDLSTEPDLQKLEFMVSGGGDPLKTLQVQLDRETFPLGQVASVCARLQPQIIYSFSLIPDSALEMSS
- a CDS encoding pentapeptide repeat-containing protein → MNVGDFLHRLDLRGQPLKGTNLGGAELRGANLRGTDLRETNLSNAILKYADLIEADLTRANLSGADLAESFLNLANLTRADLSGAILREATLVGAELTGANLKGASLIKANLVGANLQEANLTRANLSGADLRGSQMTDAILDKAVYNNRTIFPEGIDPGAKGAILLAPNASLPGLNLIMVDLTGADLKGADLRRTNLYKAILFGAKLDRANLAGANLSGADLREATLSGTILEKAVYSNTTLFSEGIDPRLGGAYLIAPNVLLQGVNLTGADLNGSDLSGANLSNSNLSSVNLKNVDLSRASLKKAYLKGANLEGTDLRGADLSGAILHQVNMSSADLRGVDLTRADLSGANLSDADLRETDFTGATLLFANLSGADLRGVDLTKADLSGAKLNEADLRKADLMRVNLEGADLTEADLSDAHLFRVNLRGANLKGANLKGASLKGVSLTDAYLSETDLTDVELSPSFFELPLESEW